A window of Daphnia pulicaria isolate SC F1-1A chromosome 10, SC_F0-13Bv2, whole genome shotgun sequence contains these coding sequences:
- the LOC124313970 gene encoding uncharacterized protein LOC124313970 isoform X4, which produces MYNPSRTRCTLLFCLFTVELLLPSCTQQSAIGHTRADDAMKTDGLTMVFTEVISSGSKGSTYESVRNQAKREKRSQFGEIMSQKNFSEFWNSNDTASISRWLEILGMLPKTVRLAFLTVILPDEISVPDLLQLNSNTIAMLKNEFSRLLTDKQVSDIILSLLHKKDYRQAAQVIESLNFRINDGNPDLFLSLWNDQRFGFDGKRCNKDVQSFLRQGLRLLPSPDNWNNTLVKKYGFSLISALPPDILIRIRDRCAARTVLDWWLPQDYSEFGCDFPPDSSDSVISVQRVQLKLMMEVLGENISQWSTANISFYFSLFRRMSPRLLAMMNEQILNNSLSFLSQIRNWNNGQGYALVESLFTNSFRQRINGDRLSNITDRLMYLGPYLLPEFLVNNKNESAPALLLSVWASKIESLVHRGMSLPRMTASALLQYRLSGIAEKDVNNTFEELPLQFDATYLKVAPWKFWKMNLAPSHSTNKDIFQMLDADPLADSLSSGQINRLSQIAARVFRNSDGSWSMANTPAIYWGGANLSDYMSLSAKEILPLINKLTSVVANNLNGAQLGVIYTKLRDDQADLSSATNSAQIIKSMIPVPYLKSRYTLNQLQDLAADMPIDSIVRLTYAATKLDGTYNISIADLVRQPLLVPHLSPEHLNSIPVVDTADLMKAVSLSAQGPPVQMIMILQTRLRSYTRHKRHDVANTDVSLLENVWLSDYDIFPATVIADFSVIALKSISGMKKIELLRSLGRLYLNDYYTIPRYKRINILQQGIAAMVKDGNGRKLNEEDMAIIGNAVVDMEEARINNMTTGAFEIALPILQGNVKIFGGLSVRPCTTSDQRSAIRKSLKTFYGYPNAWNLGTVAVACCSLNTLSWRELESIRDDLFLEGCRSCNADAPPPFHLQILRQNLQAACQFELSSMELENDVRQGNELVAKKRAIAAFNTFAGDRVQVFGIQNQQLFVGNERRRLSCEAVVPSGSAAGFTVDQLISLSSDDIQDCLYELGHSPLNSDQGTALWNRVLQVYENDASRIPKNQLTRLGWILPSVDMESLDKYSGSKDSNRDHHDATSQYSNPLFTSTVDLQLRFLCPSDLDQVKDLCKEWFPIQYPEAWYRDITSDPRFYSLAAVYQSKLVGLLIAEVKQSNAINKEDKGILDGRMYSNCTVGYILSLGVCSSFRRQGVASLLLDSFLTHVTQSENQICKAIYLHVLTMNSAAIRFYEKHYFRLHSFLPYYYSVDGKCKDGFTYVLYINGGHPPWGLLDYLYHWCQALYENIYPTYWYAKLKHWLQRSL; this is translated from the exons ATGTACAACCCATCAAGGACTCGATGTACACTGCTGTTTTGTTTATTCACCG TAGAGTTGCTGTTGCCAAGCTGCACACAACAATCAGCCATTGGACACACTAGAGCAGATGACGCAATGAAAACTGATGGTTTGACTATGGTTTTTACTGAGGTCATTTCCTCGGGTTCAAAAGGATCGACGTATGAGTCTGTACGTAACCAGGCCAAACGCGAAAAGCGAAGCCAATTTGGCGAAATTATGTCACAGAAAAATTTCTCAGAATTTTGGAATTCGAATGATACAG CTTCTATTTCAAG GTGGCTGGAGATTCTCGGAATGCTTCCCAAAACTGTACGCCTGGCATTCCTTACTGTGATTCTGCCCGATGAAATATCCGTTCCGGATTTGCTTCAGCTCAACTCAAACACCATAGCTATGCTGAAG AATGAGTTCAGTCGGTTGCTGACGGATAAACAAGTTTCTGACATCATTCTTAGCCTCTTACACAAGAAAGATTACCGTCAAGCGGCTCAAGTTATTGAAAGCTTAAACTTTCGCATTAATGACGGAAATCCTGATTTATTCTTGAGCTTGTGGAACGATCAGCGATTTGGCTTTGACGGCAAA CGCTGCAATAAAGATGTCCAGTCATTTCTCCGGCAGGGACTCAG GTTGTTACCATCGCCAGACAACTGGAATAATACGCTGGTGAAAAAATACGGGTTTAGTTTGATTTCTGCGTTACCGCCAGACATTCTGATCAGAATCCGCGATCGATGTGCTGCAAGAACGGT ATTGGATTGGTGGTTACCGCAAGACTATTCCGAGTTTGGCTGCGACTTTCCCCCAGACTCATCCGATTCGGTCATCAGTGTGCAG CGGgttcaattgaaattaatgATGGAAGTACTCGGGGAAAATATAAGCCAGTGGTCGACGGCCAATAtcagtttttacttttctttattccgCCGGATGAGTCCTCGTTTGCTAGCGATGATGAACGAACAAATTCTAAACAATtcactttcatttctttctcag atAAGAAACTGGAACAACGGACAAGGCTATGCTCTGGTTGAGAGTTTGTTTACCAACAGTTTCCGGCAGCGCATCAACGGTGATCGATTATCAAATATCACGGATCG GTTGATGTATTTGGGTCCGTACCTCCTACCCGAATTTTTGGTAAATAATAAGAACGAATCAGCTCCCGCGTTGTTACTCTCAGTTTGGGCAAGCAAAATTGAAAGTTTGGTCCATCGGGGGATGTCACTTCCCAGAATGACTGCTTCAGCGCTCCTTCAGTATCGTTTGTCCGGCATAGCAGAAAAGGACGTAAACAACACTTTCGAAGAACTGCCTCTACAATTTGACGCCACCTACCTGAAAGTTGCCCCAtggaaattttggaaaatgaatcTCGCTCCTTCTCATTCCACAAACAAGGACATTTTCCAGATGTTAGACGCCGATCCCTTGGCGGACAGTCTCTCTAGTGGCCAA atCAACCGATTGAGCCAAATTGCTGCTCGGGTATTCAGGAATAGCGACGGCAGCTGGAGCATGGCCAACACTCCTGCAATATATTGGGGTGGTGCTAATCTTTCTGATTACATGTCACTATCAGCCAAGGAGATCCTacctttaataaataaattgacgTCGGTAGTAGCTAATAACTTGAATGGTGCCCAGTTGGGGGTTATCTACACAAAG TTGAGAGACGACCAAGCCGATCTCTCGTCCGCAACAAATTCTGCCCAGATTATTAAATCAATGATTCCCGTTCCGTACTTGAAAAGTCGCTACACTTTGAATCAATTACAAGATCTCGCGGCAGACATGCCAATAGATTCCATCGTC AGGCTTACATACGCAGCAACTAAACTAGATGGGACATATAACATTTCCATTGCGGATTTAGTTCGCCAACCTCTTCTTGTTCCACATCTCAGTCCTGAACATCTCAACTCCATTCCAGTAGTGGACACTGCAGATTTAATGAAAGCTGTGAGTTTGAGTGCCCAGGGACCGCCGGTACAGATG ATCATGATTTTACAGACACGTCTGAGAAGTTATACCAG gcACAAGCGACACGATGTCGCAAACACCGATGTTAGTCTTCTAGAAAACGTTTGGTTATCAGATTACGACATTTTTCCCGCCACAGTCATCGCCGACTTCAG cgTCATAGCATTAAAATCCATATCTgggatgaaaaaaattgagctGCTTCGGTCGCTCGGTCGTCTATACTTAAACGATTACTACACCATTCCGAGATACAAGCGGATCAACATATTACAGCAAGGAATCGCTGCCATG GTTAAAGATGGCAATGGTCGGAAATTGAACGAAGAAGACATGGCAATAATTGGAAACGCCGTCGTTGATATGGAAGAAGCGAGGATCAATAACATGACAACTGGAGCATTCGAGATTGCTCTTCCAATACTTCAA GGAAATGTCAAGATCTTCGGTGGGCTGTCAGTACGTCCCTGTACAACATCAGATCAAAGATCGGCAATACGAAAATCTCTTAAAACGTTTTACGG TTACCCAAATGCCTGGAATCTGGGCACAGTTGCGGTGGCCTGCTGTTCTCTAAATACGTTGTCATGGAGAGAATTAGAGTCAATTCGCGACGACTTGTTCCTTGAAGGATGCCGAAGCTGCAATGCTGATGCTCCACCACCTTTTCATCTTCAAATTCTTAGACAGAATCTCCAA GCGGCCTGCCAATTTGAGCTTAGCTCCATGGAGCTTGAAAATGATGTAAGGCAAGGTAATGAGCTTGTTGCAAAGAAAAGGGCAATAGCTGCATTCAATACGTTTGCTGGAGATCGAGTGCAAGTATTTGGAATTCAGAACCAGCAACTTTTTG TAGGAAATGAGAGAAGAAGGCTTAGTTGCGAAGCGGTCGTGCCTTCGGGATCGGCTGCAGGATTCACGGTTGATCAACTCATATCTCTCTCAAGCGATGACATCCAAGATTGCTTGTATGAGTTAGGTCACAGTCCGCTAAATTCAGACCAGGGAACTGCATTGTGGAACCGAGTACTACAG GTTTACGAGAATGACGCAAGTCGAATACCGAAAAATCAGTTGACTCGGTTGGGCTGGATTCTACCCAGTGTTGATATGGAATCATTAGACAA GTACTCGGGCTCTAAGGATAGTAACCGAGATCACCATGACGCGACATCGCAATACTCGAATCCCTTGTTTACGAGCACAGTAGACTTACAGTTGAGATTTCTCTGTCCTTCCGATCTGGACCAG GTTAAAGACCTCTGTAAAGAATGGTTTCCCATTCAGTACCCGGAAGCCTGGTACAGAGACATAACTTCTGATCCAAGGTTCTATTCATTAGCTGCTGTGTACCAATCAAAACTAGTGGGGCTTCTTATAGCAGAAGTAAAGCAATCCAATGCTATTAATAAGGAG GATAAAGGAATTCTGGATGGACGAATGTATTCAAACTGCACTGTAGGCTATATTTTGAGCCTGGGTGTGTGCTCAAGTTTTAGGAGACAGGGTGTTGCATCTTTATTACTTGACAGTTTTCTTACTCATGTGACTCAAAGTGAAAATCAAATCTGTAAAGCCATTTACCTACATGTACTGACAATGAATAGCGCTGCCATAAGATTTTatgaaaaacattatttcag GTTACACTCGTTTTTGCCATACTACTATTCCGTAGATGGCAAGTGTAAAGATGGATTTACGTACGTACTTTATATCAACGGAGGACATCCCCCTTGGGGCTTACT TGATTATCTTTATCATTGGTGCCAAGCTCTCTACGAGAACATCTATCCGACGTACTGGTACGCGAAGCTGAAGCACTGGTTACAGAGAAGTCTGTAA
- the LOC124313970 gene encoding uncharacterized protein LOC124313970 isoform X2, protein MYNPSRTRCTLLFCLFTVELLLPSCTQQSAIGHTRADDAMKTDGLTMVFTEVISSGSKGSTYESVRNQAKREKRSQFGEIMSQKNFSEFWNSNDTASISRWLEILGMLPKTVRLAFLTVILPDEISVPDLLQLNSNTIAMLKNEFSRLLTDKQVSDIILSLLHKKDYRQAAQVIESLNFRINDGNPDLFLSLWNDQRFGFDGKRCNKDVQSFLRQGLRLLPSPDNWNNTLVKKYGFSLISALPPDILIRIRDRCAARTVLDWWLPQDYSEFGCDFPPDSSDSVISVQRVQLKLMMEVLGENISQWSTANISFYFSLFRRMSPRLLAMMNEQILNNSLSFLSQIRNWNNGQGYALVESLFTNSFRQRINGDRLSNITDRLMYLGPYLLPEFLVNNKNESAPALLLSVWASKIESLVHRGMSLPRMTASALLQYRLSGIAEKDVNNTFEELPLQFDATYLKVAPWKFWKMNLAPSHSTNKDIFQMLDADPLADSLSSGQINRLSQIAARVFRNSDGSWSMANTPAIYWGGANLSDYMSLSAKEILPLINKLTSVVANNLNGAQLGVIYTKLRDDQADLSSATNSAQIIKSMIPVPYLKSRYTLNQLQDLAADMPIDSIVRLTYAATKLDGTYNISIADLVRQPLLVPHLSPEHLNSIPVVDTADLMKAVSLSAQGPPVQMIMILQTRLRSYTRHKRHDVANTDVSLLENVWLSDYDIFPATVIADFSVIALKSISGMKKIELLRSLGRLYLNDYYTIPRYKRINILQQGIAAMVKDGNGRKLNEEDMAIIGNAVVDMEEARINNMTTGAFEIALPILQGNVKIFGGLSVRPCTTSDQRSAIRKSLKTFYGYPNAWNLGTVAVACCSLNTLSWRELESIRDDLFLEGCRSCNADAPPPFHLQILRQNLQAACQFELSSMELENDVRQGNELVAKKRAIAAFNTFAGDRVQVFGIQNQQLFGNERRRLSCEAVVPSGSAAGFTVDQLISLSSDDIQDCLYELGHSPLNSDQGTALWNRVLQVYENDASRIPKNQLTRLGWILPSVDMESLDKFRMNDSDVLAALGAADFKISMEKMKVLSNRAVLEWEKDPETYTGQDLLILGRLLCGVNAPLIDRISPIAYLEASAYLGMLLRQPRCSDEVLSSLANKAIDFRVFGAPSNWTAAIVRNIGAVIGGLSPEQLRLIPANSLLGLTPSAVMSIPDNNFKAFKTQQIRNFPLAVAQTVLVRERQRYGLVDEMRDALNYVIYGSSENIENSSRRNTGSGIIFIIVITFVTVRRF, encoded by the exons ATGTACAACCCATCAAGGACTCGATGTACACTGCTGTTTTGTTTATTCACCG TAGAGTTGCTGTTGCCAAGCTGCACACAACAATCAGCCATTGGACACACTAGAGCAGATGACGCAATGAAAACTGATGGTTTGACTATGGTTTTTACTGAGGTCATTTCCTCGGGTTCAAAAGGATCGACGTATGAGTCTGTACGTAACCAGGCCAAACGCGAAAAGCGAAGCCAATTTGGCGAAATTATGTCACAGAAAAATTTCTCAGAATTTTGGAATTCGAATGATACAG CTTCTATTTCAAG GTGGCTGGAGATTCTCGGAATGCTTCCCAAAACTGTACGCCTGGCATTCCTTACTGTGATTCTGCCCGATGAAATATCCGTTCCGGATTTGCTTCAGCTCAACTCAAACACCATAGCTATGCTGAAG AATGAGTTCAGTCGGTTGCTGACGGATAAACAAGTTTCTGACATCATTCTTAGCCTCTTACACAAGAAAGATTACCGTCAAGCGGCTCAAGTTATTGAAAGCTTAAACTTTCGCATTAATGACGGAAATCCTGATTTATTCTTGAGCTTGTGGAACGATCAGCGATTTGGCTTTGACGGCAAA CGCTGCAATAAAGATGTCCAGTCATTTCTCCGGCAGGGACTCAG GTTGTTACCATCGCCAGACAACTGGAATAATACGCTGGTGAAAAAATACGGGTTTAGTTTGATTTCTGCGTTACCGCCAGACATTCTGATCAGAATCCGCGATCGATGTGCTGCAAGAACGGT ATTGGATTGGTGGTTACCGCAAGACTATTCCGAGTTTGGCTGCGACTTTCCCCCAGACTCATCCGATTCGGTCATCAGTGTGCAG CGGgttcaattgaaattaatgATGGAAGTACTCGGGGAAAATATAAGCCAGTGGTCGACGGCCAATAtcagtttttacttttctttattccgCCGGATGAGTCCTCGTTTGCTAGCGATGATGAACGAACAAATTCTAAACAATtcactttcatttctttctcag atAAGAAACTGGAACAACGGACAAGGCTATGCTCTGGTTGAGAGTTTGTTTACCAACAGTTTCCGGCAGCGCATCAACGGTGATCGATTATCAAATATCACGGATCG GTTGATGTATTTGGGTCCGTACCTCCTACCCGAATTTTTGGTAAATAATAAGAACGAATCAGCTCCCGCGTTGTTACTCTCAGTTTGGGCAAGCAAAATTGAAAGTTTGGTCCATCGGGGGATGTCACTTCCCAGAATGACTGCTTCAGCGCTCCTTCAGTATCGTTTGTCCGGCATAGCAGAAAAGGACGTAAACAACACTTTCGAAGAACTGCCTCTACAATTTGACGCCACCTACCTGAAAGTTGCCCCAtggaaattttggaaaatgaatcTCGCTCCTTCTCATTCCACAAACAAGGACATTTTCCAGATGTTAGACGCCGATCCCTTGGCGGACAGTCTCTCTAGTGGCCAA atCAACCGATTGAGCCAAATTGCTGCTCGGGTATTCAGGAATAGCGACGGCAGCTGGAGCATGGCCAACACTCCTGCAATATATTGGGGTGGTGCTAATCTTTCTGATTACATGTCACTATCAGCCAAGGAGATCCTacctttaataaataaattgacgTCGGTAGTAGCTAATAACTTGAATGGTGCCCAGTTGGGGGTTATCTACACAAAG TTGAGAGACGACCAAGCCGATCTCTCGTCCGCAACAAATTCTGCCCAGATTATTAAATCAATGATTCCCGTTCCGTACTTGAAAAGTCGCTACACTTTGAATCAATTACAAGATCTCGCGGCAGACATGCCAATAGATTCCATCGTC AGGCTTACATACGCAGCAACTAAACTAGATGGGACATATAACATTTCCATTGCGGATTTAGTTCGCCAACCTCTTCTTGTTCCACATCTCAGTCCTGAACATCTCAACTCCATTCCAGTAGTGGACACTGCAGATTTAATGAAAGCTGTGAGTTTGAGTGCCCAGGGACCGCCGGTACAGATG ATCATGATTTTACAGACACGTCTGAGAAGTTATACCAG gcACAAGCGACACGATGTCGCAAACACCGATGTTAGTCTTCTAGAAAACGTTTGGTTATCAGATTACGACATTTTTCCCGCCACAGTCATCGCCGACTTCAG cgTCATAGCATTAAAATCCATATCTgggatgaaaaaaattgagctGCTTCGGTCGCTCGGTCGTCTATACTTAAACGATTACTACACCATTCCGAGATACAAGCGGATCAACATATTACAGCAAGGAATCGCTGCCATG GTTAAAGATGGCAATGGTCGGAAATTGAACGAAGAAGACATGGCAATAATTGGAAACGCCGTCGTTGATATGGAAGAAGCGAGGATCAATAACATGACAACTGGAGCATTCGAGATTGCTCTTCCAATACTTCAA GGAAATGTCAAGATCTTCGGTGGGCTGTCAGTACGTCCCTGTACAACATCAGATCAAAGATCGGCAATACGAAAATCTCTTAAAACGTTTTACGG TTACCCAAATGCCTGGAATCTGGGCACAGTTGCGGTGGCCTGCTGTTCTCTAAATACGTTGTCATGGAGAGAATTAGAGTCAATTCGCGACGACTTGTTCCTTGAAGGATGCCGAAGCTGCAATGCTGATGCTCCACCACCTTTTCATCTTCAAATTCTTAGACAGAATCTCCAA GCGGCCTGCCAATTTGAGCTTAGCTCCATGGAGCTTGAAAATGATGTAAGGCAAGGTAATGAGCTTGTTGCAAAGAAAAGGGCAATAGCTGCATTCAATACGTTTGCTGGAGATCGAGTGCAAGTATTTGGAATTCAGAACCAGCAACTTTTTG GAAATGAGAGAAGAAGGCTTAGTTGCGAAGCGGTCGTGCCTTCGGGATCGGCTGCAGGATTCACGGTTGATCAACTCATATCTCTCTCAAGCGATGACATCCAAGATTGCTTGTATGAGTTAGGTCACAGTCCGCTAAATTCAGACCAGGGAACTGCATTGTGGAACCGAGTACTACAG GTTTACGAGAATGACGCAAGTCGAATACCGAAAAATCAGTTGACTCGGTTGGGCTGGATTCTACCCAGTGTTGATATGGAATCATTAGACAAGTTCCGGATGAACGACTCCGATGTTTTAGCTGCATTAGGAGCAgcagatttcaaaatttccatgGAAAAG atGAAAGTATTATCTAATCGAGCTGTGTTGGAATGGGAGAAAGATCCTGAAACTTACACAGGACAAGATTTGCTTATTCTTGGCCGTCTTTTGTGTGGCGTGAACGCACCCCTAATTGATCGCATTTCCCCCATCGCg TACTTGGAAGCATCCGCGTACCTTGGAATGTTACTCCGTCAGCCCCGGTGCTCCGACGAAGTGCTTTCATCTTTAGCAAACAAAGCCATTGATTTCAGGGTTTTCGGTGCGCCCTCTAACTGGACTGCCGCTATC gTTCGAAATATTGGAGCGGTAATTGGGGGATTGAGTCCTGAACAGTTACGACTGATACCCGCCAACTCTTTACTGGGCTTAACACCAAGCGCCGTGATGAGCATTCCTGACAATAActtcaaagcattcaaaacTCAACAGATACGAAA TTTCCCCTTGGCAGTGGCTCAAACAGTTCTAGTCAGAGAAAGGCAACGCTACGGACTCGTTGATGAGATGCGGGATGCGTTAAATTATGTTATTTATGGTTCCAGCGAAAATATCGAGAACTCTTCTAGACGTAATACAGGAA gTGGTATCATTTTCATTATTGTGATAACTTTTGTCACTGTAAGAcgcttttaa